The Centroberyx gerrardi isolate f3 chromosome 7, fCenGer3.hap1.cur.20231027, whole genome shotgun sequence genome contains a region encoding:
- the mettl22 gene encoding methyltransferase-like protein 22: MDQITFHHDTVLSDVHLLLPNARRLMTRLNHVGQPVFISKFKILWDGERQDGNAAGKGLEEEEDQKGNEEDAQAEEGGEGGVDPVLDEDGDLEVTRRPKTSPPEVSDRDKVCPIILSQSTTVQEEEEEEVENEDNQRFKDIIRIEHTMATPLEDVGKQVWRGAFLLADYILSQQIMFRGATVLELGAGTGLASIVMAIVAKTVYCTDVGEDLLSMCQRNITLNRCLLEPADGEVRVRQLDWLQHDLCTDADVEFSWTEKEVADLHDNTSFIIAADICYDDDLTDGLFRTLYRLSSNFSQPCVTYLSIEKRMNFTLRHMDVSCEAYDHFRRCLSQLQDLVDGRCRFRVEQLPATFPQRLQYERVEQLELWKVTATPFQFEVPSDSELLP, from the exons TCTTCATCTCCAAATTCAAGATCTTGTGGGACGGTGAGAGGCAAGATGGCAACGCTGCAGGGAAAGGtttagaagaggaggaagaccaAAAGGGAAATGAGGAGGACGCACAGGccgaggaaggaggagaaggaggtgtgGATCCAGTCCTGGATGAGGACGGAGACCTTGAGGTGACACGTCG ACCAAAGACGAGTCCCCCTGAGGTTAGCGACCGAGACAAGGTCTGTCCCATCATCCTCAGCCAGTCCACGACTgtacaagaagaggaagaggaggaggtggagaatgAAGACAATCAGCGCTTCAAAGATATTATAAGGATCG AGCACACCATGGCCACACCCCTGGAGGATGTCGGCAAACAG GTGTGGCGAGGAGCGTTCCTACTCGCTGACTACATCCTCTCTCAGCAAATCATGTTCAGAGGAGCGACAGTGCTGGAGCTGGGGGCAGGAACAGGCTTGGCCAGCATTGTCATGGCGATCGTAGCCAAAACAGTCTACTGCACAG ATGTGGGGGAGGACCTTCTAAGCATGTGCCAGAGAAACATCACATTAAATAGATGTCTGCTGGAGCCTGCAG atgGTGaggtgagagtgagacagcTGGACTGGCTCCAACATGACCTTTGTAcag ATGCTGATGTGGAATTTAGCTGGACGGAGAAGGAAGTGGCGGATCTGCATGACAACACTAGCTTCATCATTGCCGCTGACA TTTGTTATGACGATGATCTGACAGATGGGCTTTTCCGAACTCTGTATCGACTCAGCAGCAACTTCTCTCAGCCCTGCGTTACCTACCTCTCTATAGAGAAAAG GATGAACTTCACCCTGCGACACATGGACGTCTCCTGTGAGGCCTACGACCATTTCCGCCGCTGTCTGTCCCAGCTGCAGGACCTGGTGGACGGACGCTGTCGCTTCAGAGTGGAGCAGCTCCCCGCCACTTTCCCGCAGCGCCTGCAGTACGAACGCGTAGAGCAACTG GAGCTGTGGAAGGTGACTGCTACACCTTTCCAGTTTGAAGTGCCATCTGATTCTGAGCTGCTtccttga